The Natronobacterium texcoconense genome includes the window TCCGCGGTGGCGCGAGGAGTTGAGCGGCGACCTTCGGTATCCGACGTTCAAAGTGAGTACATGGGAAGCGCTATCTCGGCGGATACGCCGCATCTACGCGCTCCTGTTCGGCGTCATCGGTGTCGCATGGATCGCGAAGGTGACCATGTTCACGCCGGAAACCCAATGGACGGAGGCAGCCGAGTTACCCGGTGTTCACGGTATAATCGTCGCAGCCCTGCTCGGGTCGTTTTACCTCGGTCTGTTCGCCATCGCGAAGTGGCCCCACGATCGAAGAGCGAAAGGCGAGGTGTACGGCGAAAAACCGGGGGAGTGGAAAGACGAGTAGCACGGAATACGGCACAGTCGTTCGACAGTCACGCCGATTCGTCCGTCTCAGTAATCGCTGCACCAGGTGCGTTCCGGAGGACGCTTCGAATCCCCTTCTTTGCGTTTCGTTTGGTCGTATACCCCTCTCCACTCGTCGCGATCACGTTCCCGTTCCGATGGACGAGCCGCCACCGCCACTCGTCCGCTCGATCCTTGAACAGCTGGAATTGGCCGAGACTTTCGATCGGCTCCGACAGATCGACCTCGTCGAACGCGGTTACGGACTCCGTTTCCCGGCCCTCCGATTCGGCACCGTCTTCGGCTTCGGCCGGCTCCAACCACTCCACCTCGAGTTCCAGTTCGATCTCCTGGTCACCGTTCGACTCCCGTTCGATCTCGAGTTCGAAAGAGAGTGAGTCCGCGAGTCGGAGCGACTCGTTCCGATCGTCGGCGGAGACCCGGATCGTCTCTCCACTATCGATCTGATCGGCGAGTGCGCGGAGAATAGCGGCGACGTCCGTTCGTGACTTCTGCGTCTCGACCGCGAGTAGTTCGCTCATAGCAGACGGTCACCGAACACCCCTAAATAGCCAGTTGCACGCGTTACTGACCTTCTATCTCGCAAGTATGAAGCCAGTCCTCCGTCCGCACAGTACCGGCCGTCGATACGTTGGTTGAATTCGTCCGCATGGCCACTATACAACTATACCACAGTTTTCCTCCCGAACCCATTATATTACGTTCAGACGGAACATTCTAGATCATCTCTTAAATATGATATTTATGATTTCCCTTCTCTCAGGCCGTTCGAATCTAACGGGAACTCCGAAGACGGCATCGTTTCGGACTGTAGTAATGGATAAACCGGCGCGTGTTCCGCTATACGGCCCGAGTGTCCGTTGGGAATGAACTCCGGTCCGAGATCCCATCAGTATTGAATTATCGGCCACGATCTGAACTGCCGAGAAGATCCGCCAAATATATCGAATAAACAGATTACTATTAAAATACATAGTTCTGGCTGCTCACACTCATAAACAGAAGGAGTGTTGTGATCGCCACATTCGAGAGTGATCTGGCTGGTGAATCTCTCGAGATAACACATTCCGCCGGAAAGACACAGCAAGCGACGCTTCGTGGAAGGTCAGTCAGTCGATACGGTACGTCTCCACTTTCCCTTCGTCAACGTCGATCCCTAGTCCGGAGCCGTCGGGAACAGCTATTGCTCCGTTGTCGACCACGAGCGGTTCCGACAGGATGTAATCGGCCCAGCCGTAGTAGACTGAATCCGGTGCGAGATTCAGGGCGGGCGTGCTAGCGTACAGGTGCAACACGGCCGCCTGCTTAATTCCCAGGTCGAACCCGTTATGATGCGTGAGGGAGAGTCCCGCCCGCTCTGCGACCGCGATTTGTTCCCGGACAGCGGTCAGTCCTCCTGCGGGGACGAGGTCGACGCAGGCGACGTCGGCCGCTGAGCGCTCACAGAGGTAGTACAGGTTCCGGGGGAAGTACGTGTCCTCGTTGACGGCAATCGGGTGTCGGAGCCGCTGGCGGAGTCGTTCGTAGGTGCCGTAGCTGTCGATCCGACAGGGTTGCTCCATGTACTGCAGGTAGATCCCGTCGTCCTCGAGCATCGCGCCGACGCGAACGGCCTCGTCGGTCGACCAGCCCTGGTTCGGGTCGATCCGAAGTTCGAGCTCCCCGTCGGTCGCCTCGTGTATCGCCCGAATCCGCTCGACGTCGTGTTTCCAGTCCGGTCCGGCTTTCGTCTTGAGGACGTCGAACCCCTCCTCTACTGCACGCCGGGCGTATCGCCGCGAATCCTCGATCGAGTGCATCCCCAGACAGTAGGCGACGTCGACCGAGTCTCGGACGCCACCACCGAGCATTTCGGAGACGGAGGCGTCGCGGACCGTCCCGAGTGCGTCCCACAGTGCGGTTTCGACGGCGCCGAGAAACGGCCGGGTCTTCACGTACGGATAGTAAAACGAGTCGAGGAACTCTCCGATATCCTCGAGTCGGCGGCCGACGAGATTCGGTTCGATCACGTCTTCGATTACGGCACAGGTCACTCGAGCGGACTGCATCGCGGTCAACATTTCTCCCCAGCCAGTCACGCCATCGTCGGTTCCGACTCGGACGAGCGTTCGACCGACCGTTTCGACCTCGTCGTGGTTGCTGCTGTAGGGAGCCAGCCCACCTTCCTCGAGCGGTGCGACCGGCACCTCGACTGGGATGGCTTCGACACTCGTAACTGTCGTTCTCATTTGTCACCCTCTCCGGTCTCCTCGAGCGGGTCGCTCTCCCAGTAGGGGTGGTCGTCCGAGTAGTCTCTGAAGCAGGCCGCGTGGTGGTCGGTGTCGTCGTGAGTCAACAGCGGATCCTCCTGCGTACAGGCCGTTCGCGCCTTCGGACAGCGGGTGTGGAACGAGCACCCGCTCGGGGGATCGATCGGGTCTGGAATATCGATGTTGCGCAGCGGGGAGCCCTCGACCTCACCGTCCGCGTCGGCGTCCTCGGTCGACCACTTCAGGATCTTCGTGTACGGGTGTTTCGGGTTCGAGATGACCTCCTCGCCGGGGCCGATCTCGACGATCTCTCCGAGGTACATGACTGCGATGCGGCCGCCGACGCTGGCCGACAGGTACCGCGCGTTCGAGAGGTTGTGCGAAGTAAACAGGTACGAGGTGTCGAACACCTCCTGCAGCTCGAGCATCAGGTCCATCATTTCGACGCGCAACGAGACGTCCAGCGCGGAGACGGCTTCGTCTGCGAAGATCACGCCAGGATTCATCGAGAGCGCGCGAATCAGTGCGACCCGCTGTTGTTCGCCACCGCTTAGCTGATGTGGATACCGGTGAGCGTAGTCCTCCGGTGGCGACATACCGACGTGTTCGAGCATCGCGAGGATCCGTTTCTCGCGGTCGGCGTAATCCATCTCCTCGTTCCACTGTTTGAGCGGGACCTCGAGGTTCGCCATGACCGTCCGGTTGGGGTTGAGCGAACTCCCCGGATCCTGATGGATGATCTGCAGCGACTTCCTGATCTCCTCGAAGGGGATCGACACCTCTCCCGTGCCGTCTTTGGCGGCCCAGACGTCCTGTCCGTCGTACTCGAGACGTCCGCCAGTCGGTCGCTGGGCGGCGACGACGGTCTTCCCGAGCGTCGTCTTTCCACAGCCGCTCTCGCCGACGAGTGCGACGACGTCGTTCTCGTAGAGATCCAGATCGACGCCGTCGACCGCACGAACGGGACTCGGTTCGGAGAACAGCCCCTCGAGGAGACCGACCTGCTGGTCGAAGTGGACTTCGACGTCGGACAGCGAGAGGATCGGTTCGTCGGACTGTTCTCCCTCGAGTCGGGCCCGTGGCTCTGTCTCTGCGTCGTTTTCACCCTGCGAGAACGGAATCTCCTCCGCAGCGTCTTCCCAGTGGAAGCAGGCGGCACGGTGATCGTCCTCGGGCGAGACGTCCTGAAACGCCGGGTCCTCGAGTTCGCACTGCTGGTCCGCGAGCGGACACCGTGGATGGTACGTACAGCCGTCCGGGAGGGAAACGGGGTCGGGGCTCGACCCCTCGATAGGAGTGACGTCCTCGAGCGGGGTGTCGAGCGTCGGGATAGCCTTCAGTAACGACCGCGTGTACGGATGCGAGGGGTTCTCGAAGATCGCCCCGGCGTCGCCGACTTCGACGAAGTCGAAGGCGTAGAGGACGGCCAGTCGATCCGCCAACCCCGTCACCAGCGGGAGGTCGTGCGTGATGAAGACGATGGTGAGGTCGTACTCCTCTTTGACCGTCTCCAGCAGACTCAGTATCGACCGTTGCATCAGCAGGTCCAGGGCGGCGGTCGGCTCGTCCATCACCAGCACGTCCGGCTCCAGCACGAGACTCAGTGCGATGAGCGTCCGCTGTGACATCCCGCCGCTCAGTTCGTGCGGATACGAATCGAGGATGCGATCCGGATCGAGGTAGAGTGCTTCCAGGAGCTCTTTGGCGTGTTCTAACCCCTCGTCGACGGGGTAGTCGTGAGCCGTCAGCGTTTCGACGAAGTGGCCCTGGATATCCATCGTCGGATTGAACGAGTTCATCGCACCCTGGAACACCATCGAGACGCGTTCCCAGCGGAACCGACGGAGTTCGTCGGGCCCCAGGTTTAGGACGTCGACCGGCTCGTCGTCTTCGGGATAGTAGGTGATCGAACCGCTGACCTGCCCCGGATCGACGACGGCGTCCAGCAGTGCGTCCGCGAACATCGACTTCCCCGAGCCGGATTCGCCGACGACGCCGAGGATCTCGTTCCGACGGACGTCCATGCTCACGGAGTCGAGCACGCGAGACTCTCCCCGGTCCATGTCGAACCGTACCGTCACGTCCTCAGCGCTCATCACCACGTCGTCCGCTCGAGCGTCCGAGCGAGTCTGTTCGCTCGTCGCCATTACACCCACCGCCGGATCCGACCGGCCGCTGCTCGAGACTGTCGTCTTCCGGTGGTACGTCCACGTACCGAGTACATGCGACGACGTGGGTTGTGCAGTTACTTGAAATTTGTGTCGTGGGAACAGATGGCAGATATCGCCCTCGGGGTGGAGACGGACGGAGTCAACGTACTCCTAGAGACGACTCTCCACAATCGTTATAGGTGTTCGTTGGGATACGTGGATTAATGACTGAGACGGTGTGGGATCGGATCTGCGAGTACGAGTTCGCCTTCCAGATCCTCAGCGTTCTCGTGTTCACGCTTGGGATCTTGACGTTGCTCTCCTTTCCATACGTCGAGCCCGGAACGGCCGAGTACGTCATCGTGCAGTACAACCTGCTGGTCGTCTCGGCGTTTCTCGCCGTGATCCTCGCCGTCCGGTTCAAGTGTCGGTGAGTTCGTGGGTTCGGCAGACGTGCTCCGAGAAGCCGCTTCCGGCGGACGTGCTCAGCGAACTGCGCCCTCCGGCGGCGCACTGGGCTCGTGATCTCCGTCGTCACCCTCGCCCTCGCTGGCCGTCGTCTTCTGGTGGCGAGCCCGGATGCGCGGATTGAACAGTTTGTCCG containing:
- a CDS encoding ABC transporter ATP-binding protein, translating into MATSEQTRSDARADDVVMSAEDVTVRFDMDRGESRVLDSVSMDVRRNEILGVVGESGSGKSMFADALLDAVVDPGQVSGSITYYPEDDEPVDVLNLGPDELRRFRWERVSMVFQGAMNSFNPTMDIQGHFVETLTAHDYPVDEGLEHAKELLEALYLDPDRILDSYPHELSGGMSQRTLIALSLVLEPDVLVMDEPTAALDLLMQRSILSLLETVKEEYDLTIVFITHDLPLVTGLADRLAVLYAFDFVEVGDAGAIFENPSHPYTRSLLKAIPTLDTPLEDVTPIEGSSPDPVSLPDGCTYHPRCPLADQQCELEDPAFQDVSPEDDHRAACFHWEDAAEEIPFSQGENDAETEPRARLEGEQSDEPILSLSDVEVHFDQQVGLLEGLFSEPSPVRAVDGVDLDLYENDVVALVGESGCGKTTLGKTVVAAQRPTGGRLEYDGQDVWAAKDGTGEVSIPFEEIRKSLQIIHQDPGSSLNPNRTVMANLEVPLKQWNEEMDYADREKRILAMLEHVGMSPPEDYAHRYPHQLSGGEQQRVALIRALSMNPGVIFADEAVSALDVSLRVEMMDLMLELQEVFDTSYLFTSHNLSNARYLSASVGGRIAVMYLGEIVEIGPGEEVISNPKHPYTKILKWSTEDADADGEVEGSPLRNIDIPDPIDPPSGCSFHTRCPKARTACTQEDPLLTHDDTDHHAACFRDYSDDHPYWESDPLEETGEGDK
- a CDS encoding HVO_2922 family protein; this translates as MSELLAVETQKSRTDVAAILRALADQIDSGETIRVSADDRNESLRLADSLSFELEIERESNGDQEIELELEVEWLEPAEAEDGAESEGRETESVTAFDEVDLSEPIESLGQFQLFKDRADEWRWRLVHRNGNVIATSGEGYTTKRNAKKGIRSVLRNAPGAAITETDESA
- a CDS encoding mandelate racemase/muconate lactonizing enzyme family protein, giving the protein MRTTVTSVEAIPVEVPVAPLEEGGLAPYSSNHDEVETVGRTLVRVGTDDGVTGWGEMLTAMQSARVTCAVIEDVIEPNLVGRRLEDIGEFLDSFYYPYVKTRPFLGAVETALWDALGTVRDASVSEMLGGGVRDSVDVAYCLGMHSIEDSRRYARRAVEEGFDVLKTKAGPDWKHDVERIRAIHEATDGELELRIDPNQGWSTDEAVRVGAMLEDDGIYLQYMEQPCRIDSYGTYERLRQRLRHPIAVNEDTYFPRNLYYLCERSAADVACVDLVPAGGLTAVREQIAVAERAGLSLTHHNGFDLGIKQAAVLHLYASTPALNLAPDSVYYGWADYILSEPLVVDNGAIAVPDGSGLGIDVDEGKVETYRID